Proteins found in one Arachis stenosperma cultivar V10309 chromosome 8, arast.V10309.gnm1.PFL2, whole genome shotgun sequence genomic segment:
- the LOC130946731 gene encoding eyes absent homolog, with translation MSSEAGMPKHETQGFSSSIPPKMDVYIWDMDETLILLNSLLKSSYAEGFNGLKDVQKGVEIGKMWENLILQLCDDYFFYEQIENLNYHTPFLDALVRYDDGRDLSNYDFNHDELGPPDDDANKRKLAYRHRVIAQKYLQGLHNILDHEAKKFWDELYDKTDEYTDRWLSSARTFLEECSGQNKDLVSSIAFSSVVSNTANANHQHVNVLVTSGGLIPSLVKCLLFRLDGLIPHGNVYSSCVVGKTQCFRWIKERFNHPNVRFCVIGDGWEECQAAEIMRWPFIRMDLRPDKLHRFPGLSLTTVGHYFAVVYGSPDDENDAT, from the exons ATGTCTTCCGAGGCTGGAATGCCTAAGCATGAAACACAAGGGTTTTCCAGCAGCATTCCTCCCAAGATGGATGTCTACATTTGGGACATGGATGAGACCCTTATACTGCTCAACTCCTTGCTGAAATCATCATATGCCGAGGGTTTCAACGGTCTCAAGGATGTGCAGAAGGGCGTGGAAATTGGGAAGATGTGGGAAAATCTCATTCTACAATTGTGTGATGACTATTTCTTCTATGAACAA atagaaaatttaaattaccATACTCCATTTCTTGATGCTCTGGTCCGGTATGATGATGGGAGGGACCTATCTAATTATGATTTTAACCATGATGAGTTAGGTCCTCCGGATGATGATGCCAACAAAAGAAAACTTGCCTATAGACATCGAGTCATAGCACAAAAGTACTTACAG GGTTTGCATAATATTTTAGATCACGAGGCGAAGAAATTTTGGGATGAATTGTATGATAAAACTGATGAATATACTGACAGATGGCTGTCTTCAG CACGGACCTTTTTGGAGGAGTGTTCAGGCCAAAACAAAGATTTGGTTTCTTCCATTGCTTTTTCAAGTGTAGTATCTAACACAGCCAATGCAAACCATCAGCATGTAAATGTTTTGGTGACGTCAGGAGGGTTAATACCCTCTCTTGTCAAATGCTTGCTCTTTCGTCTCGATGGTTTAATACCACATGGAAATG TTTATAGCTCTTGTGTAGTGGGAAAAACTCAATGTTTCCGATGGATCAAGGAGCGTTTCAACCATCCGAATGTCCGCTTTTGTGTAATTGGAGATGGATGGGAAGAATGTCAAGCTGCGGAAATCATGAGATGGCCATTTATTAGGATGGACCTGCGGCCAGACAAACTTCATAGGTTCCCTGGTCTCTCATTGACAACAGTTGGCCACTATTTTGCAGTGGTATACGGAAGCCCAGATGATGAGAATGATGCTACCTAG